The Ovis aries strain OAR_USU_Benz2616 breed Rambouillet chromosome 11, ARS-UI_Ramb_v3.0, whole genome shotgun sequence genome window below encodes:
- the LRRC46 gene encoding leucine-rich repeat-containing protein 46 isoform X5 — translation MPGAKLAQSPEEVNGMCITEALITRRNLAFPEDEDLSEKITRFSELRTWPASPPYDEFPESLLILNLTGNSCTNQDGYRKLLTEALPLLLDLDGQPVAERWTSDEEDTALSDEDEEFPELRGPFCSERGIVGESVLLPSPGLYPPPTIPPLTGFLKELEQEMSKHRELRQQTALLEHQLRVETQPTLTDLPPLPGVPMAGDSSPSVTPTQEKETPPEPASLPQASSTTKRLCPLAPRGQQSTVQARKGARVAAAARASLAGGPSTTKTVTKRIKK, via the exons ATGCCTGGAG ctaaaCTTGCCCAGAGTCCAGAGGAAGTCAATGGCATGTGCATTACTGAAGCCCTCATCACTAGGCGGAACTTGGCCTTCCCTGAGGATGAGGATCTGTCAGAGAAGAT AACAAGATTCAGCGAATTGAGAACCTGGCCTGCGTCCCCTCCTTACG ATGAATTCCCCGAGAGCCTTCTCATCCTCAACCTGACTGGAAACAGCTGCACCAACCAGGATGGCTACAG GAAGCTGTTGACAGAAGCCCTGCCACTGCTCCTAGACCTGGACGGGCAGCCTGTGGCAGAGCGCTGGACCTCGGATGAGGAGGATACAGCCTTGAGTGATGAGGATGAGGAGTTCCCAGAGCTGAGAGGCCCATTCTGCTCAGAACGAG GGATCGTAGGGGAGAGTGTGCTTCTGCCAAGCCCGGGGCTCTATCCACcacccaccatcccacccctcacaGGCTTCCTCAAGgagctggagcaggaaatgagCAAGCACCGGGAGCTCAGGCAGCAGACAGCCCTGCTGGAGCACCAGCTGAGGGTGGAGACGCAGCCCACCCTCACAGACCTGCCCCCGCTGCCGGGGGTGCCCATGGCTGGGGACAGCAGCCCTTCCGTCACTCCCACTCAAGAGAAAGAGACACCCCCGGAGCCTGCTTCCTTGCCACAGGCCTCCTCTACCACCAAGAGACTGTGCCCTCTGGCTCCCAGGGGCCAGCAAAGCACTGTTCAGGCAAGGAAGGGGGCCAGAGTAGCCGCAGCCGCCAGGGCCTCTCTGGCTGGGGgccccagcacaaccaaaactgTGACCAAAAGAATCAAGAAGTGA
- the LRRC46 gene encoding leucine-rich repeat-containing protein 46 isoform X2 yields the protein MPGAKLAQSPEEVNGMCITEALITRRNLAFPEDEDLSEKMFHTLAELQTVRLDREGITTIRNLEGLQNLHSLYLQGNKIQRIENLACVPSLRFLSLAGNQIRQVENLRDLPHLQFLDLSENLIETLKLDEFPESLLILNLTGNSCTNQDGYRKLLTEALPLLLDLDGQPVAERWTSDEEDTALSDEDEEFPELRGPFCSERGIVGESVLLPSPGLYPPPTIPPLTGFLKELEQEMSKHRELRQQTALLEHQLRVETQPTLTDLPPLPGVPMAGDSSPSVTPTQEKETPPEPASLPQASSTTKRLCPLAPRGQQSTVQARKGARVAAAARASLAGGPSTTKTVTKRIKK from the exons ATGCCTGGAG ctaaaCTTGCCCAGAGTCCAGAGGAAGTCAATGGCATGTGCATTACTGAAGCCCTCATCACTAGGCGGAACTTGGCCTTCCCTGAGGATGAGGATCTGTCAGAGAAGAT GTTCCACACGCTTGCTGAACTGCAGACTGTTCGCCTGGACCGGGAGGGAATTACCACTATCAGGAACTTAGAGGGCCTCCAGAATCTTCACAGCCTCTATCTGCAAGGG AACAAGATTCAGCGAATTGAGAACCTGGCCTGCGTCCCCTCCTTACG CTTCCTGTCTCTGGCAGGAAACCAAATTAGGCAAGTGGAAAACCTCCGtgacctcccccacctccagttTCTGGACCTTTCTGAGAACCTGATAGAAACACTCAAGCTGG ATGAATTCCCCGAGAGCCTTCTCATCCTCAACCTGACTGGAAACAGCTGCACCAACCAGGATGGCTACAG GAAGCTGTTGACAGAAGCCCTGCCACTGCTCCTAGACCTGGACGGGCAGCCTGTGGCAGAGCGCTGGACCTCGGATGAGGAGGATACAGCCTTGAGTGATGAGGATGAGGAGTTCCCAGAGCTGAGAGGCCCATTCTGCTCAGAACGAG GGATCGTAGGGGAGAGTGTGCTTCTGCCAAGCCCGGGGCTCTATCCACcacccaccatcccacccctcacaGGCTTCCTCAAGgagctggagcaggaaatgagCAAGCACCGGGAGCTCAGGCAGCAGACAGCCCTGCTGGAGCACCAGCTGAGGGTGGAGACGCAGCCCACCCTCACAGACCTGCCCCCGCTGCCGGGGGTGCCCATGGCTGGGGACAGCAGCCCTTCCGTCACTCCCACTCAAGAGAAAGAGACACCCCCGGAGCCTGCTTCCTTGCCACAGGCCTCCTCTACCACCAAGAGACTGTGCCCTCTGGCTCCCAGGGGCCAGCAAAGCACTGTTCAGGCAAGGAAGGGGGCCAGAGTAGCCGCAGCCGCCAGGGCCTCTCTGGCTGGGGgccccagcacaaccaaaactgTGACCAAAAGAATCAAGAAGTGA
- the LRRC46 gene encoding leucine-rich repeat-containing protein 46 isoform X1, translating to MPGAKLAQSPEEVNGMCITEALITRRNLAFPEDEDLSEKITRLPRFHTLAELQTVRLDREGITTIRNLEGLQNLHSLYLQGNKIQRIENLACVPSLRFLSLAGNQIRQVENLRDLPHLQFLDLSENLIETLKLDEFPESLLILNLTGNSCTNQDGYRKLLTEALPLLLDLDGQPVAERWTSDEEDTALSDEDEEFPELRGPFCSERGIVGESVLLPSPGLYPPPTIPPLTGFLKELEQEMSKHRELRQQTALLEHQLRVETQPTLTDLPPLPGVPMAGDSSPSVTPTQEKETPPEPASLPQASSTTKRLCPLAPRGQQSTVQARKGARVAAAARASLAGGPSTTKTVTKRIKK from the exons ATGCCTGGAG ctaaaCTTGCCCAGAGTCCAGAGGAAGTCAATGGCATGTGCATTACTGAAGCCCTCATCACTAGGCGGAACTTGGCCTTCCCTGAGGATGAGGATCTGTCAGAGAAGAT CACCCGTTTGCCCAGGTTCCACACGCTTGCTGAACTGCAGACTGTTCGCCTGGACCGGGAGGGAATTACCACTATCAGGAACTTAGAGGGCCTCCAGAATCTTCACAGCCTCTATCTGCAAGGG AACAAGATTCAGCGAATTGAGAACCTGGCCTGCGTCCCCTCCTTACG CTTCCTGTCTCTGGCAGGAAACCAAATTAGGCAAGTGGAAAACCTCCGtgacctcccccacctccagttTCTGGACCTTTCTGAGAACCTGATAGAAACACTCAAGCTGG ATGAATTCCCCGAGAGCCTTCTCATCCTCAACCTGACTGGAAACAGCTGCACCAACCAGGATGGCTACAG GAAGCTGTTGACAGAAGCCCTGCCACTGCTCCTAGACCTGGACGGGCAGCCTGTGGCAGAGCGCTGGACCTCGGATGAGGAGGATACAGCCTTGAGTGATGAGGATGAGGAGTTCCCAGAGCTGAGAGGCCCATTCTGCTCAGAACGAG GGATCGTAGGGGAGAGTGTGCTTCTGCCAAGCCCGGGGCTCTATCCACcacccaccatcccacccctcacaGGCTTCCTCAAGgagctggagcaggaaatgagCAAGCACCGGGAGCTCAGGCAGCAGACAGCCCTGCTGGAGCACCAGCTGAGGGTGGAGACGCAGCCCACCCTCACAGACCTGCCCCCGCTGCCGGGGGTGCCCATGGCTGGGGACAGCAGCCCTTCCGTCACTCCCACTCAAGAGAAAGAGACACCCCCGGAGCCTGCTTCCTTGCCACAGGCCTCCTCTACCACCAAGAGACTGTGCCCTCTGGCTCCCAGGGGCCAGCAAAGCACTGTTCAGGCAAGGAAGGGGGCCAGAGTAGCCGCAGCCGCCAGGGCCTCTCTGGCTGGGGgccccagcacaaccaaaactgTGACCAAAAGAATCAAGAAGTGA
- the MRPL10 gene encoding large ribosomal subunit protein uL10m isoform X2, with product MHFERQKLMAVTEYIAPKPVVNPRCLPPPPSPPKEETGLIRLLRREIAAVFRDNRMIAVCQNVAMSAEDKLLMRHRLRKHKILMKVFPNQILKPFLEDSKYQNLLPLFVGHNFLLVSEEPKVKEMVRILKSVPFLPLLGEQPVGGGAEVEWVLQQPGVPFKARVGNTVAMLGGDPFLTMGPACVTLGRGSSDTLSLVRGCFVVGLVTKSCLFHGLIEYSPPGSAVYGNSQARILQWVAISASRGSSRPRG from the exons ATGCACTTTGAGCGGCAGAAGCTGATGGCTGTGACTGAGTATATTGCCCCCAAACCTGTTGTCAACCCAAGGTGCCTGccgccccctcccagccccccgaAGGAG GAGACAGGCCTCATCCGGCTCCTCCGTCGGGAGATAGCAGCAGTTTTCCGAGACAACCGAATGATAGCTGTCTGCCAGAACGTGGCTATGAGCGCGGAGGACAAGCTTCTCATGCGGCACCGGCTGCGGAAGCACAAGATCCTGATGAAGGTCTTCCCCAACCAG ATCCTAAAGCCCTTCCTGGAGGATTCCAAATACCAAAACTTGCTGCCCCTTTTCGTGGGGCACAACTTCCTGCTGGTCAGTGAAGAACCCAAGGTCAAGGAGATGGTGCGAATCTTGAAGAGTGTGCCTTTCCTGCCGCTGCTGGGTGAGCAGCCAGTTGGGGGTGGGGCTGAAGTGGAGTGGGTGCTCCAGCAGCCTGGTGTCCCCTTCAAGGCTCGTGTGGGTAACACTGTGGCCATGCTTGGAGGGGACCCCTTCCTCACAATGGGGCCTGCCTGTGTCACTCTGGGGAGGGGCAGTTCAGACACCTTGAGTCTAGTCAGGGGGTGTTTTgttgttggtttagtcactaagtcgtgtctattTCATGGCCTTATAGAgtatagcccacccggctccgcTGTctatgggaattcccaggcaagaatactgcagtgggttgccatttccgcctccaggggatcttccagacccaggggttga
- the LRRC46 gene encoding leucine-rich repeat-containing protein 46 isoform X3 — MPGAKLAQSPEEVNGMCITEALITRRNLAFPEDEDLSEKITRLPRFHTLAELQTVRLDREGITTIRNLEGLQNLHSLYLQGNKIQRIENLACVPSLRFLSLAGNQIRQVENLRDLPHLQFLDLSENLIETLKLDEFPESLLILNLTGNSCTNQDGYRKLLTEALPLLLDLDGQPVAERWTSDEEDTALSDEDEEFPELRGPFCSERGFLKELEQEMSKHRELRQQTALLEHQLRVETQPTLTDLPPLPGVPMAGDSSPSVTPTQEKETPPEPASLPQASSTTKRLCPLAPRGQQSTVQARKGARVAAAARASLAGGPSTTKTVTKRIKK; from the exons ATGCCTGGAG ctaaaCTTGCCCAGAGTCCAGAGGAAGTCAATGGCATGTGCATTACTGAAGCCCTCATCACTAGGCGGAACTTGGCCTTCCCTGAGGATGAGGATCTGTCAGAGAAGAT CACCCGTTTGCCCAGGTTCCACACGCTTGCTGAACTGCAGACTGTTCGCCTGGACCGGGAGGGAATTACCACTATCAGGAACTTAGAGGGCCTCCAGAATCTTCACAGCCTCTATCTGCAAGGG AACAAGATTCAGCGAATTGAGAACCTGGCCTGCGTCCCCTCCTTACG CTTCCTGTCTCTGGCAGGAAACCAAATTAGGCAAGTGGAAAACCTCCGtgacctcccccacctccagttTCTGGACCTTTCTGAGAACCTGATAGAAACACTCAAGCTGG ATGAATTCCCCGAGAGCCTTCTCATCCTCAACCTGACTGGAAACAGCTGCACCAACCAGGATGGCTACAG GAAGCTGTTGACAGAAGCCCTGCCACTGCTCCTAGACCTGGACGGGCAGCCTGTGGCAGAGCGCTGGACCTCGGATGAGGAGGATACAGCCTTGAGTGATGAGGATGAGGAGTTCCCAGAGCTGAGAGGCCCATTCTGCTCAGAACGAG GCTTCCTCAAGgagctggagcaggaaatgagCAAGCACCGGGAGCTCAGGCAGCAGACAGCCCTGCTGGAGCACCAGCTGAGGGTGGAGACGCAGCCCACCCTCACAGACCTGCCCCCGCTGCCGGGGGTGCCCATGGCTGGGGACAGCAGCCCTTCCGTCACTCCCACTCAAGAGAAAGAGACACCCCCGGAGCCTGCTTCCTTGCCACAGGCCTCCTCTACCACCAAGAGACTGTGCCCTCTGGCTCCCAGGGGCCAGCAAAGCACTGTTCAGGCAAGGAAGGGGGCCAGAGTAGCCGCAGCCGCCAGGGCCTCTCTGGCTGGGGgccccagcacaaccaaaactgTGACCAAAAGAATCAAGAAGTGA
- the LRRC46 gene encoding leucine-rich repeat-containing protein 46 isoform X4 → MPGAKLAQSPEEVNGMCITEALITRRNLAFPEDEDLSEKMFHTLAELQTVRLDREGITTIRNLEGLQNLHSLYLQGNKIQRIENLACVPSLRFLSLAGNQIRQVENLRDLPHLQFLDLSENLIETLKLDEFPESLLILNLTGNSCTNQDGYRKLLTEALPLLLDLDGQPVAERWTSDEEDTALSDEDEEFPELRGPFCSERGFLKELEQEMSKHRELRQQTALLEHQLRVETQPTLTDLPPLPGVPMAGDSSPSVTPTQEKETPPEPASLPQASSTTKRLCPLAPRGQQSTVQARKGARVAAAARASLAGGPSTTKTVTKRIKK, encoded by the exons ATGCCTGGAG ctaaaCTTGCCCAGAGTCCAGAGGAAGTCAATGGCATGTGCATTACTGAAGCCCTCATCACTAGGCGGAACTTGGCCTTCCCTGAGGATGAGGATCTGTCAGAGAAGAT GTTCCACACGCTTGCTGAACTGCAGACTGTTCGCCTGGACCGGGAGGGAATTACCACTATCAGGAACTTAGAGGGCCTCCAGAATCTTCACAGCCTCTATCTGCAAGGG AACAAGATTCAGCGAATTGAGAACCTGGCCTGCGTCCCCTCCTTACG CTTCCTGTCTCTGGCAGGAAACCAAATTAGGCAAGTGGAAAACCTCCGtgacctcccccacctccagttTCTGGACCTTTCTGAGAACCTGATAGAAACACTCAAGCTGG ATGAATTCCCCGAGAGCCTTCTCATCCTCAACCTGACTGGAAACAGCTGCACCAACCAGGATGGCTACAG GAAGCTGTTGACAGAAGCCCTGCCACTGCTCCTAGACCTGGACGGGCAGCCTGTGGCAGAGCGCTGGACCTCGGATGAGGAGGATACAGCCTTGAGTGATGAGGATGAGGAGTTCCCAGAGCTGAGAGGCCCATTCTGCTCAGAACGAG GCTTCCTCAAGgagctggagcaggaaatgagCAAGCACCGGGAGCTCAGGCAGCAGACAGCCCTGCTGGAGCACCAGCTGAGGGTGGAGACGCAGCCCACCCTCACAGACCTGCCCCCGCTGCCGGGGGTGCCCATGGCTGGGGACAGCAGCCCTTCCGTCACTCCCACTCAAGAGAAAGAGACACCCCCGGAGCCTGCTTCCTTGCCACAGGCCTCCTCTACCACCAAGAGACTGTGCCCTCTGGCTCCCAGGGGCCAGCAAAGCACTGTTCAGGCAAGGAAGGGGGCCAGAGTAGCCGCAGCCGCCAGGGCCTCTCTGGCTGGGGgccccagcacaaccaaaactgTGACCAAAAGAATCAAGAAGTGA
- the SCRN2 gene encoding secernin-2 isoform X1 — protein MCFSPFHEPSEHTLKTTSLQMVAIFSVTWAHQPNFSGTLVSTEALPSALIPHRPSVPWTLCARLALERGSSAREALHVITGLLERYGQGGSCREDPTPFCYHNTFLLADRTEAWVLETAGRLWAARRIQEGVHNISNQLSIGSDISAEHPELRPHARAQGWWDGQGTFDFAQVFSLSQQPVRMEAAKARFRAGRELLQQQQGGITAEVMMGILRDKESGICMDSGGFRTTASMVSVLPRDPTQPCVHFLTATPDPSRSVFKPFIFGVGAAQPPQVLSPTFGAHDPVRTLPRFQTQVDRRHPLYRGHQVALGLMESEQVTPGKRGYPGGMTHFPHPNWHSRNMRGTGSEGDSRAEERSLSLQSQPWRMLGVYPFSCLCETAAICPYPVIRREACPGESLPPFLGRLRGSSFGRSSETWSRKAWRLCGGC, from the exons ATGTGTTTCAGTCCATTTCATGAACCCTCAGAGCACACCTTGAAAACCACAAGCCTACAGATGGTGGCGATTTTCTCTGTGACTTGGGCTCATCAACCAAACTTCTCTGGGACTCTTGTGTCCACTGAAGCTCTACCATCAGCACTGATACCCCATCGCCCTTCTGTTCCCTGGACTCTTTGTGCCAGGCTGGCTTTGGAACGGGGCAGCTCTGCCCGGGAGGCCTTGCACGTGATCACAGGCTTGCTGGAGCGCTACGGACAAGGGGGCAGCTGCCGGGAGGACCCCACGCCATTCTGCTACCACAACACTTTCCTGCTGGCTGACCGGACTGAGGCCTGGGTGCTGGAGACGGCGGGGAGGCTGTGGGCTGCACGGAGGATCCAGG AGGGAGTCCACAACATCTCCAACCAGCTGAGCATCGGCTCGGACATCTCGGCAGAACACCCTGAGCTCCGGCCCCACGCCCGGGCCCAGGGCTGGTGGGACGGGCAGGGCACCTTTGACTTTGCCCAGGTCTTCTCCCTGAGCCAGCAGCCTGTGCGCATGGAGGCTGCCAAGGCCCGCTTCCGGGCCGGGCGGGAGCTGCTGCAGCAGCAACAAG GGGGTATCACGGCAGAGGTGATGATGGGCATCCTCAGGGACAAGGAGAGCGGCATCTGTATGGACTCTGGGGGCTTCCGCACCACGGCCAGCATGGTGTCCGTGCTGCCCCGGGACCCCACCCAGCCCTGCGTGCACTTCCTCACTGCCACACCAGACCCATCCCG GTCAGTGTTCAAACCTTTCATctttggggtgggggcagcccaGCCCCCCCAGGTGCTGTCTCCCACTTTTGGAGCACACGACCCTGTTCGGACCCTGCCTCGATTCCAGACTCAGGTGGATCGCCGGCACCCCCTCTACCGTGGACACCAGGTGGCCCTGGGACTGATGGAGAGTGAACAGGTAACCCCGGGGAAGAGGGGCTACCCTGGAGGGATGACGCATTTCCCCCACCCCAACTGGCACTCTCGAAATATGAGGGGAACTGGGAGCGAAGGAGATTCTAGAGCTGAGGAGAGGAGTCTCTCCCTTCAAAGTCAGCCCTGGAGAATGTTGGGTGTATATCCTTTTTCCTGCTTATGTGAGACGGCAGCCATCTGCCCCTACCCCGTAATCCGGAGGGAAGCCTGTCCTGGGGAGTCATTGCCGCCTTTCCTGGGCAGGCTCAGGGGCAGCAGCTTCGGCAGAAGCAGCGAGACCTGGAGCAGGAAGGCCTGGCGGCTGTGCGGGGGCTGCTGA
- the MRPL10 gene encoding large ribosomal subunit protein uL10m isoform X1 produces the protein MAAAVAGMLRGGLLPQAGRLPTHQIIRCGSKAVTRHRRVMHFERQKLMAVTEYIAPKPVVNPRCLPPPPSPPKEETGLIRLLRREIAAVFRDNRMIAVCQNVAMSAEDKLLMRHRLRKHKILMKVFPNQILKPFLEDSKYQNLLPLFVGHNFLLVSEEPKVKEMVRILKSVPFLPLLGGCIDDTILSRQGFINYSKLPSLALAQGELVGGLTLLTARTHSLLQHHPLQLTALLDQYARQQHEGDPVVPASVQPDLPNPVQDS, from the exons ATGGCTGCGGCCGTGGCTGGGATGTTGCGAGGGGGTCTCCTACCCCAGGCGG GCCGGCTGCCCACCCACCAGATTATCCGCTGTGGCTCCAAGGCTGTTACTCGTCACCGTCGTGTGATGCACTTTGAGCGGCAGAAGCTGATGGCTGTGACTGAGTATATTGCCCCCAAACCTGTTGTCAACCCAAGGTGCCTGccgccccctcccagccccccgaAGGAG GAGACAGGCCTCATCCGGCTCCTCCGTCGGGAGATAGCAGCAGTTTTCCGAGACAACCGAATGATAGCTGTCTGCCAGAACGTGGCTATGAGCGCGGAGGACAAGCTTCTCATGCGGCACCGGCTGCGGAAGCACAAGATCCTGATGAAGGTCTTCCCCAACCAG ATCCTAAAGCCCTTCCTGGAGGATTCCAAATACCAAAACTTGCTGCCCCTTTTCGTGGGGCACAACTTCCTGCTGGTCAGTGAAGAACCCAAGGTCAAGGAGATGGTGCGAATCTTGAAGAGTGTGCCTTTCCTGCCGCTGCTGG GTGGCTGCATTGACGACACCATCCTCAGCAGGCAGGGCTTCATCAACTACTCCAAGCTCCCTAGCCTGGCCCTGGCACAGGGGGAGCTGGTAGGAGGGCTCACCCTCCTCACAGCCCGGACCCACTCCCTGCTTCAGCACCACCCCCTCCAGCTGACTGCCCTGCTGGATCAGTACGCCAGACAACAGCACGAGGGGGACCCCGTCGTGCCAGCCAGCGTGCAgccggatcttcccaaccctgttCAGGACTCATAG